The following are encoded in a window of Fischerella sp. PCC 9605 genomic DNA:
- the gap gene encoding type I glyceraldehyde-3-phosphate dehydrogenase has translation MAKLKVGINGFGRIGRLVFRAGINNPNIEFVGINDLVPPDNLAYLLKYDSTHGMYKGSVEAKDDGIVIDGHFVPCVSIRNPAELPWGKLGADYVVESTGLFTNYEGAANHLQAGAKRVIISAPTKDPEKIKTLLVGVNHHLFDPAKDTIVSNASCTTNCLAPIAKVINDNFGLTEGLMTTVHAMTATQPTVDGPSKKDWRGGRGAAQNIIPSSTGAAKAVALVLPELKGKLTGMAFRVPTPDVSVVDLTFKTAKATSYKEICAAMKSAAEGELKGILGYTEEEVVSTDFQGDARSSIFDAGAGIELNSNFFKVVAWYDNEWGYSNRVLDLMVAMARKEGLL, from the coding sequence TTGGCTAAGTTAAAAGTTGGCATAAATGGGTTTGGTAGGATCGGACGTTTAGTGTTTCGTGCTGGTATCAACAACCCCAACATTGAGTTTGTAGGTATTAATGACCTAGTACCACCAGATAACCTCGCTTACTTGTTAAAGTACGACTCCACCCACGGGATGTATAAGGGAAGCGTTGAGGCAAAGGACGATGGCATCGTTATTGATGGGCACTTTGTTCCTTGTGTATCGATTCGGAATCCAGCAGAATTGCCTTGGGGTAAATTAGGTGCAGATTATGTAGTTGAATCTACGGGACTGTTCACCAATTACGAAGGAGCGGCAAACCACCTCCAGGCAGGAGCAAAACGGGTAATTATTTCCGCTCCCACTAAAGATCCAGAAAAGATAAAAACTTTACTAGTTGGTGTCAATCATCACCTATTTGATCCAGCAAAAGACACGATTGTATCTAATGCCAGCTGTACTACTAATTGTCTGGCTCCGATCGCGAAGGTCATCAACGATAACTTTGGCTTAACCGAAGGGTTGATGACCACAGTCCATGCTATGACCGCTACCCAGCCCACCGTAGATGGCCCTTCTAAAAAAGACTGGCGGGGCGGTCGCGGTGCAGCACAGAATATCATCCCCTCCTCTACAGGGGCAGCAAAAGCCGTAGCACTGGTATTACCAGAGTTGAAAGGGAAGCTGACTGGTATGGCCTTCCGGGTTCCTACTCCAGATGTCTCTGTAGTTGATTTAACTTTTAAAACTGCCAAAGCCACCAGTTACAAAGAAATCTGTGCTGCCATGAAGTCCGCCGCAGAAGGAGAGCTAAAAGGTATTTTAGGTTACACGGAAGAAGAGGTTGTTTCTACGGATTTTCAGGGAGATGCTCGGTCTAGCATCTTTGATGCTGGTGCTGGAATTGAACTGAATTCCAACTTTTTCAAGGTTGTGGCATGGTACGACAACGAGTGGGGCTACTCGAATCGCGTACTTGACCTGATGGTAGCTATGGCACGAAAAGAAGGATTGCTGTAG
- a CDS encoding AOC03_06830 family ribosome hibernation factor: MITRQDLNQLQSLIKVPALSILLPTHRTWPDNKQDPIRVKNLVDEAMDRLRAEFSDRELEPLLKRLESLVSEIDNPHTLDGLALYVSHDFAKLYYLPFPVPARVAIDQTFATRDLVYAMHRALRYWVLLLSQASTRLLAGTGETLEEVHDQNFSMQMTGPGATTALPYEADSSYVDDRHRRFFQQVDSVFTSYAKNDELPLIVGGVDRQISFFQEVSQHTSSIAGTLIGNFDKATIPELAPQVWSIIQTVREAQQINALQELDHAVGAQKVVSTIEEVWQLAQEGRGKLLLIEKNYHVPAIVTEDGRLELVDRSGGTEVMDDAVDEIIEVVLAKGGNVAILDDGALSGHRHIALILRY, from the coding sequence ATGATTACTCGCCAAGATCTCAATCAATTGCAATCCTTAATCAAAGTGCCTGCCCTTTCCATCTTGTTGCCGACCCATCGGACATGGCCCGATAACAAACAAGATCCCATTCGGGTCAAAAATCTGGTAGACGAGGCAATGGATCGACTTCGCGCAGAATTTTCCGATCGCGAGTTGGAACCGTTACTGAAGCGGCTGGAATCACTCGTGAGCGAAATTGATAACCCTCATACACTGGATGGGTTAGCACTGTATGTCAGCCACGACTTTGCTAAACTTTACTACCTCCCGTTTCCAGTACCCGCGCGCGTTGCGATCGATCAAACTTTCGCAACACGAGATTTGGTGTATGCTATGCATCGGGCGCTGCGCTATTGGGTGCTGCTGTTGAGCCAAGCGTCTACTCGCTTATTAGCTGGAACAGGCGAGACCCTCGAAGAAGTTCACGATCAGAATTTTTCGATGCAAATGACAGGTCCAGGAGCAACAACTGCCCTTCCCTATGAAGCTGATTCTAGCTATGTAGACGACCGACATCGCCGATTTTTTCAGCAGGTAGACAGTGTATTTACCTCTTATGCCAAAAATGATGAACTGCCATTAATTGTGGGAGGCGTGGATCGGCAGATATCCTTCTTTCAGGAGGTTTCGCAACATACATCATCGATCGCAGGCACCTTAATCGGCAATTTTGACAAAGCGACGATTCCCGAACTGGCTCCTCAAGTGTGGTCAATCATCCAGACTGTTCGAGAGGCGCAACAAATCAATGCGCTGCAAGAATTGGATCATGCGGTGGGTGCTCAAAAGGTCGTCTCTACGATCGAGGAAGTGTGGCAATTGGCGCAGGAAGGTCGGGGAAAACTGCTGTTGATTGAAAAGAACTATCATGTGCCTGCGATCGTTACTGAAGACGGCAGGCTGGAGTTGGTGGATCGCTCAGGCGGCACAGAGGTAATGGATGATGCCGTGGATGAAATTATCGAAGTCGTGTTGGCGAAGGGCGGAAACGTTGCAATTTTGGACGATGGAGCACTATCCGGTCATCGACACATTGCATTAATTTTGCGGTACTGA
- a CDS encoding transaldolase gives MSKNLLEQLREMTVVVADTGDIKAIEKFKPQDATTNPSLITAAAQMPEYQEIVDQTLLQAKKDLGTGVSQAQVVSLAFDRLAVSFGLKILQIIPGRVSTEVDARLSYDTEGTVAKARELIAQYEAAGVSRQRILIKIASTWEGIRAAEILEKEGIHCNLTLLFGLHQAIACAEAGVTLISPFVGRILDWYKKETGRDSYPSAEDPGVVSVTTIYNYYKKFGYHTEVMGASFRNIGEITELAGCDLLTISPALLGELQATIGELPRKLDAAKAAEMAIEKIPMDKATYDKMHAADRMASEKLDEGIKGFTKALETLEQLLAERLSKLEADAKIAV, from the coding sequence ATGTCGAAGAATTTACTGGAACAATTGCGAGAAATGACCGTTGTGGTCGCAGACACAGGAGATATCAAAGCGATTGAAAAGTTTAAGCCACAAGATGCGACTACCAATCCCTCCTTGATTACTGCTGCGGCACAGATGCCAGAATATCAGGAAATTGTCGATCAGACTTTGCTCCAAGCAAAGAAAGACCTTGGAACTGGTGTATCCCAAGCTCAAGTAGTTTCTTTGGCATTTGACCGCTTAGCGGTGTCCTTCGGATTGAAGATTTTGCAAATTATCCCCGGTCGGGTGTCTACAGAAGTGGATGCACGTCTATCTTATGATACAGAAGGAACTGTTGCTAAAGCACGGGAGTTGATAGCTCAGTATGAAGCAGCAGGAGTTTCTCGCCAACGCATTCTCATCAAAATCGCTTCTACCTGGGAAGGTATTCGTGCAGCGGAAATTTTGGAAAAAGAAGGAATTCACTGCAACCTTACCTTGCTGTTTGGCCTTCATCAAGCTATAGCCTGTGCAGAAGCTGGCGTTACTCTCATTTCTCCCTTCGTCGGACGTATTCTCGACTGGTACAAGAAAGAAACTGGACGAGATAGTTACCCCTCAGCAGAAGATCCAGGGGTAGTGTCTGTCACAACAATCTACAACTATTACAAAAAATTCGGTTATCATACCGAAGTCATGGGAGCCAGTTTCCGCAATATCGGCGAAATTACTGAACTGGCAGGCTGCGATCTGCTGACCATTTCTCCAGCGCTACTGGGTGAATTGCAGGCAACAATTGGAGAACTGCCTCGCAAACTCGATGCAGCTAAAGCAGCAGAGATGGCAATTGAAAAAATTCCGATGGACAAGGCTACTTATGACAAGATGCACGCTGCTGACCGCATGGCATCGGAAAAACTGGATGAAGGTATTAAAGGTTTCACTAAAGCGTTGGAAACCTTAGAGCAACTGCTGGCAGAAAGACTATCTAAGCTAGAAGCTGATGCTAAAATTGCTGTTTAA